In the genome of Globicephala melas chromosome 3, mGloMel1.2, whole genome shotgun sequence, one region contains:
- the LOC115860089 gene encoding protein FAM98A-like gives MECDLMETDILESLEDLGYKGPLLEDGALSQAVSAGASSPEFTKLCAWLVSELRVLCKLDENVQATNSPSEAEEFQLEVSGLLGEMNCPYLSLTSGDVTKRLLIQKNCLLLLTYLISELEAARMLCVNTLPKKAQEGGGSEVFQELKGICIALGMSKPPANITMFQFFSGIEKKLKETLAKVPPNHVGKPLLKKPMGPAHWEKIEAINQAVANEYEVRRKLLIKRLDVTVQSFGWSDRAKSQTEKLAKVYQPKRSVLSPKSTISVAHLLAARQDLSKILRTSSGSIREKTACAINKVLMGRVPDRGGRPNEIEPPPPEMPPWQKRQDGTQQPAGGRGAGRGGYEHASYGGRGGHEQGGGRGGRGGYDHGGRGGGRGNKHQGGWTDGGSGGGGGYQDGSYRDSGFQPGGYHSGHSGGYQGGGYGGFQTSTYTGSGYQGGGYQQDSRYQDGGHHGDRGSGCGGRGGRGGRGGGRAGQGGGWGGRGSQNYHQGGQFEQHFQHGGYQYNHSGFGQGRHYTS, from the coding sequence ATGGAGTGTGACCTCATGGAGACTGACATCTTGGAGTCTTTGGAAGATCTCGGTTACAAGGGTCCATTGTTAGAAGATGGCGCTCTGTCTCAGGCAGTCTCTGCTGGAGCCAGTTCCCCTGAGTTTACCAAACTCTGTGCTTGGTTGGTGTCTGAATTAAGAGTGCTCTGTAAACTAGACGAAAATGTGCAAGCAACTAACAGCCCAAGTGAAGCTGAAGAATTCCAGCTTGAGGTGAGTGGGCTACTAGGGGAGATGAACTGTCCATATCTTTCACTGACATCTGGGGATGTGACCAAGCGCCTTCTCATTCAGAAGAACTGCCTCCTTTTGCTCACATACCTCATCTCAGAACTAGAAGCTGCCAGAATGCTCTGTGTGAATACTCTTCCAAAAAAAGCTCAAGAAGGAGGCGGTAGTGAGGTCTTTCAAGAGTTGAAAGGCATATGTATTGCTCTAGGAATGTCCAAACCTCCAGCCAATATAACTATGTTCCAATTCTTCAGCgggattgaaaaaaaattaaaggaaacattAGCAAAAGTTCCACCTAAtcatgtgggaaagcctttattgAAGAAGCCAATGGGACCAGCCCACTGGGAAAAGATAGAAGCAATTAACCAAGCCGTAGCCAATGAATATGAAGTTCGGAGAAAGCTGCTAATAAAACGTTTGGATGTCACTGTCCAGTCTTTTGGCTGGTCTGACAGAGCTAAGAGTCAGACAGAAAAATTAGCGAAGGTTTACCAGCCAAAACGCTCAGTCTTATCTCCTAAAAGTACTATTTCTGTTGCCCACCTTTTGGCCGCAAGACAAGACTTGTCAAAGATTTTAAGGACAAGCAGTGGCTCTATAAGAGAAAAGACTGCCTGTGCCATCAATAAGGTGTTGATGGGCAGGGTTCCTGACAGAGGAGGTAGGCCCAATGAAATTGAACCTCCACCCCCGGAGATGCCACCATGGCAGAAGAGGCAGGATGGCACCCAGCAGCCAGCAGGAGGCCGCGGAGCAGGGAGAGGTGGTTATGAACATGCCTCATACGGAGGGCGAGGAGGTCACGAacaaggaggggggaggggcggacGTGGTGGCTACGACCACGGTGGccgagggggaggaagaggaaataagcatcAAGGAGGCTGGACAGACGGAGGGAGTGGAGGGGGCGGTGGCTACCAAGATGGTAGTTACCGAGATTCCGGTTTCCAGCCGGGTGGCTATCACAGTGGCCACAGTGGTGGCTACCAGGGTGGTGGTTATGGTGGCTTCCAAACATCTACATATACAGGAAGTGGATACCAGGGTGGTGGATATCAGCAGGACAGTAGATACCAAGATGGAGGGCATCATGGTGATCGAGGCAGTGGTTGCGGAGGGAGAGGTGGTCGCGGAGGCCGAGGTGGTGGACGCGCAGGCCAGGGAGGAggttggggaggaagagggagccaGAATTATCACCAGGGAGGACAGTTTGAACAGCACTTCCAGCATGGAGGTTATCAGTATAATCATTCTGGATTTGGACAGGGCAGACATTATACTAGTTGA